The genomic region CATGCATGTCCACATTTTGCCCTATACACACATCTGTGTAGTGCAGTAGATAACCAGCGAAAATGTCAGATCGAAAATGTCAGATCGTCAGATGTAGCCACTGGGCACGTTTAGAAAACTTGCAAGATTGAGTTACTTCAGAAGACGCAGACATTATGCAAAATCTTGGATCTGAATAGCATTAGAACCCATAATCTGAAAATGACAGGACCTGAAAAATCCAGCACGTTCGTACATGCATATACAGAAACCTAACCTTGTGTGTTTTTCTAGTATTGAGATGGGCTGCAAAAGTATAATATGGGCCGAGGAACCAAAGAACGTTCTCAAATTGAACTCGCTATTTTTGCCATTTTCCCATAAGCCCAAATGAATGACCTCGTTGAAATGACCATCACAAATCCAATTGCAATCATCCCCAAGTCCCAACGGACATAATAAGGCCTTGCAATTTTACCCGACCAGAGAGGACGCAAGAAACTATTAATCATGATCTAGTAGTGAACAATATTAACACTGTGTTCTAGTCAAGGAGGTGAAAAACCATGGTCTTGCATAAGGATTTATGGAGACACCGCTAGCTAACCTCACTTGTCACGCTCATTATAGTCCGTATATGTGACAATCATGGGTTAGATTGCCATGAATCTTACTGTTCCGTATCAAGTATCGACCATAAGTAGCTTTATTGGGATGAAATAGGTTACCTTATTCTTTTTGTTTGGCTAAAAAGAGAGATAAAAGAGGCATAAAAACCCATTATCATCCATGTTATTAAAGAAAAAAGAGATACAATGGGGAACGAAGCCATAACCTTCATATAAGAAAACTAAATAGCTCATGATTTAAAAAATAATAATAATAATTCTATATCATTTACCACGTCACCTTAATGTGTGTTGATTTTAAACTTGCAATTAATCTAGACCATTGAATGTTATATAATCTAATGGTGTCAAAAATAGTGTAAAAAAGAGTGTCCTTAAACCGGACCCTAATAATAATAGAGTCAAACTAACGAAAACGGAATTGAGGAAGACCCAAAACAGTTACGAGTGCAAACCAATACAATAAAAGAAGGAGTCACATCCCATCAAATTAACTAAATTGTTGAAGTAGTACCATGATTTGCTAATAAGTTAGCAACTCTCTTACCTTCACGAAAACAATTCTACCCTTGTATACTCTAAGCTGCCATGGCACAAGATGAGGTGAGTGAAGAAATAGGTTACCCCATTCTTCAAGCAATCATAGGATTTGGATTTGGATGGCTGGAATCTCAGCACCCTGCAGGGTCGCAGGCACTACCATTGCACTCTCACTTTTCCGTAACTCCACTTTCCCATACTCGATCATATCAGAATATATTACACCGGTCGGCCTGCGGTCGGTATAATGTTGAACGGAATTTATGATCGATGAAATAGTATATTCAGTCGGTAAGTTTTGACCCAGTAAATATCAAGAAGATCAAGATTAGTTCAAGTTATAACTAGCACCAGAAGTCGTTGATTAATGCTGTTAATGAATACGTAAGATTGATCAAAACGATGAACTCGGGATCCAAAGACGAGTTAAAGTCAAGCATCAATCCAGAGTTGCATTGGTTACTGATCAGCTAGCTGGTTTTAAAAATTTAGCACAATCTGCAGACTCTGTGAAAGTTGACCTGCAGGAGTAATATAACCATATATCTTTCTTCCTCCTCTGCTGGATATCCTTAGCATAAACTCACAGTTCATACCCAGAATACTATTTCTCCTTTTGTACAGAATGAATTTACAGACTAGTTTATTTACGCAATTAATTTCCGGGTTGGACGCAGCTACCCTGAAGCTATAGGGGCAATGGAGTCTGTGAAATCAATATTCGACGAGTGCCCTAAACTCGAGGGACGTTGATCTAATTAAAGGATATGATATTCATCTTCAGTAGGCATTAGTTATGTAATTGAGTGCATTACAAGCATCTGTTTTTAATGCCTGTTTTCTTCACATGGCTGGAATTGAATTTCCAACCGGAGAATCGGGTCGATATCCAAGTATTGCTGGGATCGAAGTTCATAACAAATATATCTGATCACCACAGTCAGCATGAAAAGCATTTAGTTTTGTATGACACTGGTTTTTTTACAGAGAAAACTAAAACTTCTATACGTTTGCGCCTGAAACTTGAGCTTAGTACAGAAGCAATACATGTAAGACATTATTGATAAGGAGAAACTATAAATTACAGACATTATTAAGTAGAAGTTAAGTTAGAAACTATAAAGTCAGAACCCTACATACACCCGCCCTAAATGGCCGATCCCAAGTTGGATTTTGATCAAAGCCCCAGACCAGGCCTGTACGTCTCCGATTATGTTTTCCTATGTCTGTATTGATAGTTTGATCGCAAATTCTTATATGCGCTCAACAACTAATATGCAATAGGAAAATGATTCTTGGTCTTAATAAGGCCTAAGATTTATGGCCTTAATCTTAAGTGGCATGCTATGTCACCTAAACACATCATCAATTAAAAAANNNNNNNNNNNNNNNNNNNNAAAAAATAATAAAAAATAAAGAAAATGAAGAAATCAAGGTCAGGAATGAAGATTTGCGTTAAAAAGAAAAAAGAAAAAAATTACATAATGGAAGTCGGGAATGGATGTTCGCATGCAAAAAGAAAAAAAAAATTGGAGGTATAGTGAGTGAATAAGAGGTGTAATGAGTAATATACTAATATATATGTGAATTATATAAACAAAACTATTTTAGGAATTTGAAAGGAGGTCTAATGAGAAAATGTTTGTATTTAAAAGTAAAATGGAGATGTAGAGAGAATGAGAGATATACTGAGCAAATTTGAAGGTCATAATAGCCGCACTCTTTATTAAATTGATGATGTGTCTAGGTGACATGACATGTCACATATGATTAAGACCATAAATCTTAGGCTTTATTAAGACCCTTTAGCACTACCCTATGCAATATTTTGATCCGGTCATCCACGTCGCATTATTATGCATGTATTCTAATACCATTAACAAAATTGAAACCCAAAAAAATAGTCTTAAATGTTTCCAACGCAGGAGGTGATGACTAGAGGTCGAATAAGATGTACTCTTATTATGAACGCTTAATTTGATCGGATCAAAAAAGAAAATGAAATTAAGGACTTTAAGGTCTTTAGTCTTCATTAGATTTTCGCATACGGCGATTTGAGGATTTGACATCAATAATGCAAGTACACATTAGCGTATAGAATCCGCTCCGCAATAAAAAAGAAGAAAACAAAAACGTTGCAATGCATGGCTCATGTTAATCGACAAAGAGAAGTAGGTGTTGTGGGTAAAAGACTAAAAATAGACCATTGCAGTTATAAGATCATGACGAATAATAAGAATGTCAAAGTATTAAAATGATCGTACAGATTAGTATAGGTCGAACTCGATCCAAAGCATTACCAAGTGCAATTTAAATGGATAATACTCATGTAAATGATCAAAAATATAAAAACATAACAAACGTAAGTGAAAATCAACAAAAATGGATCGGTAATATCCATATGATATATGAGAAATTTTGCTATGCAGATATGCATAGCTTGCAGACTTGGTTTCTCACCCCCACCATTCCTTTGCTATATGCGTGCAGCTTCTTCTAGGGGTAGAGTTTTAGGCACCAAAAAAATCGAAACCGGTCAAAATCGCACCGAACTGACCCCGAGTAACCAAAACCGAATGAAACAGAGACAATCGGTTCCTAAAACCGCACTAACCGAGTAGTGCGGTATCGGTTTGCGGTTCCGTGCATCCTAAAAACCAATTAAACTGAACCAAACCGACATATATTCTTTTAATTATTATAGTTAATTATACATTACGTGTCATGTTCTTATTGGTTATGAGTTACAAATAATAAGCTATCACACACATGATTATGTATTTTAAATATTTAAATCTAACCTAATTTCCTCTCATGTAGTATTTCCTTTTGATATATATGAATGTTGGGTGAATGATGTATAAACTTGGAGCTTTCATTTATCAATTAATTACTTGTTTGAACCCATTAAAGTAATTTATTTGGAGTGTTGATAACAAGGACTAAAATCTCACATTTCAAGGATATATCGATATATGGTTCAAAAATTAGAAATTTCGAAGATATATTGAGACTATGAAAATTTAAATATATCATATATAAAGTTCACATTCATTCATAGAGTATAATGCTGAAATGTGGTTGTTAATTTGTAACCATACGTAAATCTCATTTTCAATGTTGGTTAATCTGCATATTCGTAATAGAAGTATATATGTATAATTGTAAGTATTAACCAAATGCAATCATAGCAGAGGTGGTTATCCTTGATGAGTTATTCATGGGTGACCAGGGTTCGATTCCCATGAACTGAGCTCATTCCGAAAGCGAGATTTTCGTCGAAATATCGGTGATTTTTCGTCGACAACTTTGATATTTATATTTTTATGTTATTTTGTTAAGTGTGAAAAATGTTATTGATAGTAGGTTTTGTTACCGTAACCACATCGAAACCGAACCGATATTCGGTTAACCGATAAGAGCGGTTTTTATGTATTTTTATCTGTTTCGGTTCTAAAAAATAAAAAACCGAAGATTCGGTTTTGATTTTCGGTTAATGCCCGAAAATCTAAGCGTTGGGACCAAGTCCACCCCTAGCTTCTTCCACATCATGTATGTCTGTAACACATACAAACCCCCGTAATATATACATAACAGACAACAAAGTAAATAAAAATCTTACTCGACAAGAATGCTAGGTTGAGGACTCCAGGATATCGTACATATGAATGAGTTTGACAAGAAAATTTTTTGTTTTTTTTTTTGTTGAACAAGTGAGTTTGACAAGATTAAACCGAAAGAAATTTTAGTTAACCAGAATTATGAAATCTTATTCAAAATTCATCCCAGCTCATCGTCAACTCGTCAAGTGCTCACAAACTATTTCTCTTGGCAGTAACAATGGCCATTGTTACCGTTTGAGTATAGTAAAAATCAATAATGCACAGAATCACACACATTTGTCACATTGTAACGTACAATATTCCTCTCATACATCAATCTCTAGGGGTCTAGTCTTTATCATTGCCTCCACTTTTCCATGTCTCTACAGTCTCAATACCCAATCTCCATTTCTCAAGAAATCACTTTACCTGTTAAATCACCTAGTTAATTAACTTTTTAACCAAAGGTAACATCATTACCCATATTTAAAAAAAGGTCAAGTATGTACCCGTTTAATTAAACCCGGGTCCGATTCTCGAACCGCCTTGGAAACTTCCACTTGCCTTGTTAAGTGTGGAAACCACCTCCATTTTCATTGGCTCCTGGTTTCTGTGCATGTGAGCCTATCTGCCACTGCCCCCAAAAACCTACCCCTCAAATATGGAGAACCCAGTATCACCCATCCCAGACCCGACCCGACCCCTTAACCCACCATGATTTTAAATCCAACTCCATTAAGATTTGCCGCAGCGAATCCCGGCCTAAACCCCTATATATTCATATTTCACTTCTACTAATCTCCTCACTCTCTCACTCTCACTCAAAATGGGTTTTGCAAAAGCTCTAGTTTTTGTTCAGCTCTCTATTCTCCTCCTCAACTCCTTCACCGTTCTTGCTGACTTCTCCGCTATCGAAGCTCAGTCACCGGTGCCGCCGCGCCACCACGGCTACTATGCACACCCAATAGCCGCCCCTGCCCACCCTCCCACTCACGGCCACCACCACCACCACCCCAAACCTCACCCTCACCCTCCAACCGTCGCCCCGGTTCACCCTCCGGCTCACGCTCCTGCCCACCCTCCCTCTCACCACCACCACCACGCTCACCCACCTTCCGTCGCCCCGGCTCACTCTCCTTACCACCACGCTCCTGTTAAGCCTCCAAGCCACCCTCCTGTTAAGCCCCCGAGCCACCCTCCTGTTCACCCCGCACCACCTGCTCACGCTCCTGCCCCAGTTCACCCTCCTAAGAAGCCCTTCCCTCGTAGCTTCGTCGCCGTTCAAGGCGTCGTCTACTGCAAGTCTTGCAAGTACTCCGGCGTCGACACTCTCCTCAACGCCACCGCCATCGCCGGTAAACATATGTACACGTTGTTTTACTTTCTTAACTCCGCAAATATTACTCAAACGAACACGAAATGACGTCGTTTTACTGTGTAGGTGCCACTGTGAAGCTGCAGTGCAACAACACCAAGTACCCGCTCGTCGTTAAAGGCACGACGGACAAGAACGGCTACTTCTTCATCTCAGCTCCCAAGACCATCACCACTTTCGGTGCACACAAATGCAAGGCCTTCCTTGTCTCCGCTCCCACCACCGCGTGTTCCAAGATCAGCGACTTCCACGGCGGTCTCACCGGCGCCGTTCTAAGGCCAACAAAGCCATTCGTGTCCGAGAAGAAGCTCCCCTTCCTTCTCTACACCGTCGGTCCTTTCGCCTTCGAGTCCAAATGCCCTCGTTGATTAGCTAATTTACAGTCGCTGCCCCTCTGATTCCTAGAAGACTGTGTCGTCTGCTGTATTATTAGGGTTTGAGTTTGAAGGGTTTCCCCCCACTCTATAATGGATGGTTTAAATTTGGAACTGTGTTGCTTAATTACTTGGTTTTACAATAATTAATAACAGTTAATTTATCCACATCCTCTGTTTTTACTGTTTTTGAAGTTGTAAAATAGGAATCGGCTATTTTTACGTGTAGTGAATTGATGGGTTCAACGGTCATAAGCAGTTTAAGTGGGTACTATTTTGTACAATGGCAGACATGTAGCTTTCACTTTCACTGAGAATAAAGAAAAGCTTTGAAATTGTGAATTTACGTTTATATCCCCATGCGATTAACAACCATTGGATTCCATTTTCGTGAAAGGTCCATTTGATTTTCATCGTGTTATGTCGTTTAACCCAAGAAAGGGGAGCTATATATCTCTAGCGGGTCCTATTTTTACCTTTGAAAAAAAGAGGTCCTTTTTATTATTGGAACCAAAAGAAAGGTACCCTAGTGCGGTAAGGACAACACCATATCTGTTCACCATGTTCTTTAGGGTGTTCTGGATAGGTGAAAAGTTGATCAAACCATGTGGATTGTTGTGTTTGTTAATTTGGTGAAGAAAATGGGAGCACTGGTTCAGTAATTTACCATATGTTGTGTAGGAAGATGAACTACAGACATTGTAGGTGGTCGGTCGGTTCGATAATACGTCTTCCGGTCTTCGTATTGGGTGTGGATTCCGTTTGATCCTAGATCGGGGACGTTTTTTAGAAGTGCATTTGGTAATTGGTGTTGTTTTGTATGTAGTTTTGAATCATTTTAATACGAAATGATGCAATGCACGAACCAGTACTGGGATGCATACATTATAAATTCAAATTCGGGTCGGTATGTATTGATTCTGTTTCCTTTCATGGTTTTGTTGTTCAGTGCTTTTTCTTGCATCATGATAACTTGAACCTTTTTTGTATGAAATTTAATTAATTTAAGAGACAAAAGAAGTAAGGACAGTCAGAGGACTTGTGTGGATGTTGCAAAGCTATCATCACTACATTGCATGATGACCAATATTGCCATGATTATACAGATCTGCTTTTGTTTTTTCTTCTATCTGTTTGATAATTTGTAATTCTTAGAGATATGCACGCCAAAGTCGAACCTGAATAATTCATGTAGATCTGAAGTTGGAGCTGATTTTTGGGTGACAATCAGAGCTGAGTGACTGGTACGTATTACACACCTCTCCAAGCTTTGCCACTTTTGTTTTTGAAACTATCATGGGATATTGGGATTCATGGCAAGCTGGAGCACATTTGGGTATGGTAATTGTAAAGAAAAAGTCACTGGTATGGATCGACAGTGATGCATATGGACCAATACTATAAGTTGACGGGCGATGAAATTGTATGATTTAGCGACTTTCAAATTGCTTTTACATGTGTCTTAATTAAGTTACAATGAGTTTTTCTAATGCGGAATACTAAGTTGAGTTACAATTTATCGATGTGCTCTTAATTTTCATTATTATTTGAATACATATATAGTGATCGTGGTTCACGTTATAGCAAGTTTGAGATTAAAAAAAAAAAACAGAGAGATTAGAATAGAGCAAGTAAATAACTAAATATTGGTGCAAAAATGCCATTGCCCATTTCAAAATTCAAACTCTAGCATATCATCTATTTATGTTTCATTTCATTGCATGTCATCTTGAGTACTTGACTCTGTCTCTGCATCATAATGGAGGACTGCTCTTCTGCGTGAAATTTGAAGACAAAGTCGTCGGAAAAGCCAGAACTTCTGTGCACAAAGAGCTTAGCAGTTAGCACCCACTCCCTGCCAAATATCCAATAATGTCATCAGACTCGTGGAAGTGCCCTGCCCTGCAGCCCTGGTAATGTTTATGTCACAAAAGGACTATACGCTAAACACTGATGTCACCGAGCCCAAGTTGGTAGGATGAACTGAAAAACCAACTGGCCCATAGAAACAATAATCCAAGACTTGACAACCAAACACACAGGAATCTGGGAAAATGAATACACGAATTACGAATATGGCAAATAAATCATACAAGGAAGCAGGCTAAGGAAGAAGGAATGACTTACATGATCAATAAAATACTGAAGAATACTGTGATAAAACAAAGATAATTCGGTCAAGTTCTCCAACGTATAATCTCATACGTATAAATATCTACGACATATACGTACAGAAGTATATAGCCACATTCCAACAGTGAGTAATCACATAATACTTCAAGTTGCAGTAGTAGTACTAGATCCATTGTAGCCTCTCAGATACCCTTGTAGCTATCGCTGTTGGTGCAGACTCGCCAATCCACTCGATCATGATGAACCAACACTAAAACGAAGTGTATAAATTGCTAGTTACAGTACTGTCTAAGTTTACTGATCAAGCTAAACGTTTATTAGCTTACCTTAGAATCTATTATGTGGAAAATGGCATCTTCAACAACTGAGAAACTGGCATTGACAATGTCAGCTAGCTCCCTCATCAAGAAGCAAGCGAATCCACATGCTAAATTAACATGAACTGAGAATCCAACCTATAGTTATCAGAACAACCTGTAGTGCTGAACCCAGTTCACGAATCTCTATCTGTGCTGATTATAACCCCATATCAAGTCCAACAAATCCAACATTGTTATTGTTCATGATCTTAGTTACTCGCATTAGGTTGTCTTTCTTCTCCCTCGTTTTGTCCATGTTGCTCTGCAACTTCTTGGTGTAATTTAATTCACGGCAAGGTCTAGTTGATCCGAGAGTGATGCTGCTACTTCCTGCAATATTACAAGGGATCCCATCAGCAAAGTGATTAAGTTCATTTAGCTATAGATACAAACTATGCACATACACACAGATTCAAACACGACGGGCATCATAAAACAGACACTGCATTAACATTATTATCAACTTTAACAATGCATCTAATACTTCTTATCTTTTTATAATACGGGTCATCCTGCAAATAAGCCTCCACAAAACTCCACATACACAATTCATAACCTGGTTATATTTCAATATTACATTCTAAACGGGCTTAAAAAGGATCTCTTTGGGTTCTTGCAGATATATTCATCCCTACAACTTTAATCTTGGTTCACATATAACATATATGGTTTCGATTCGATCATCCTTCCCAGGACCCATAAACAGAAAACGTGTATAGCACTATATATAGTTCGTATCAGAAATAGTTGAAAGAGAGAGAGAGAGAGAGCACAAGCTTTTAAAGTAGCTTTAGGTCTGATTACCAGAACCACATTCAAAACTAATATATGCAGTATGTTTTGTTAAAGATATGATTTGTAGTCGCACACGTAGTCTAAATTCCCCTTAACAGGATATTATATACAGTGAATTGCTATATGTGCTTGTTAAAGTAAGTTTTGATGATAAGGTCTAATCATACACAAATCACTGAAATCAGACAAAAAGTCTTTGCTCTCAGCCTCTCATCTTGTGATATTATGTGTTTCCTTTGATGTTTTTTCTTCTTCTTGTGATCCTTGTTAGGCAAGTGAAGAAAGGTCGTGAAATTGCACTTCGCCTATCTAATTTATCGGCAATGCTAAGTGAATAAACATTATAGGGAAATCATCTATGCTCACTTTACGTGTCAGTAGATGATGAATAGCATAACCCGTCATTTATAACAACATAATGAAACATTCTAATTCAATGATGTATATGCCACGTAAAATTTAAATGGTTTTTGAAAATATAGTTCACCTAGCATCGCTCGTGGCAATATTTAATAATTCCTTAGGTAGAGATTGGCAAGTA from Fragaria vesca subsp. vesca linkage group LG3, FraVesHawaii_1.0, whole genome shotgun sequence harbors:
- the LOC101292194 gene encoding uncharacterized protein LOC101292194 produces the protein MGFAKALVFVQLSILLLNSFTVLADFSAIEAQSPVPPRHHGYYAHPIAAPAHPPTHGHHHHHPKPHPHPPTVAPVHPPAHAPAHPPSHHHHHAHPPSVAPAHSPYHHAPVKPPSHPPVKPPSHPPVHPAPPAHAPAPVHPPKKPFPRSFVAVQGVVYCKSCKYSGVDTLLNATAIAGATVKLQCNNTKYPLVVKGTTDKNGYFFISAPKTITTFGAHKCKAFLVSAPTTACSKISDFHGGLTGAVLRPTKPFVSEKKLPFLLYTVGPFAFESKCPR